The following proteins come from a genomic window of Chloroflexota bacterium:
- a CDS encoding DUF3795 domain-containing protein produces the protein MDLADVTYCGLYCGLCACRRRIPQQAAALRDTLHREGYDQGYFDIPGLEGAFTAFWEGLNCLAETPCPGCRSGGGNPECAIRRCAQEREVTVCPLCADYPCARLEVLRNYPLLLADGRRMQQIGLEKWIAEQEERAATGFAYADIRFPAGMGQ, from the coding sequence ATGGATCTTGCGGATGTGACGTATTGTGGTCTGTACTGTGGCTTGTGCGCCTGTCGTCGGCGCATCCCACAACAAGCAGCAGCATTGCGAGATACATTGCATCGGGAGGGCTACGACCAGGGTTACTTTGACATTCCCGGCTTAGAAGGGGCTTTCACCGCTTTCTGGGAAGGGTTGAATTGCCTTGCTGAGACCCCTTGCCCTGGCTGCCGATCTGGAGGAGGTAATCCGGAATGCGCTATCCGGCGCTGTGCCCAAGAGCGGGAGGTGACTGTCTGCCCGCTATGCGCCGACTACCCTTGCGCACGGCTGGAAGTCCTCCGCAATTATCCATTACTGCTGGCTGACGGGCGGCGGATGCAACAGATAGGGTTGGAAAAGTGGATCGCCGAACAGGAAGAGCGAGCCGCGACCGGTTTCGCCTATGCGGACATTCGATTTCCAGCAGGTATGGGGCAATGA
- a CDS encoding VOC family protein produces MILRVWDITFTVSDLERGVNFYENILGLAKKYQFATYAGFDCGGVEIGLQPGTPIRTPESTPCVNFLVRDVDEAYQVLRERGVQFLQEPHDTPWGGRIALFVDPDGHPLQLVQIDWRKYFAVCAPK; encoded by the coding sequence GTGATTCTACGCGTATGGGATATCACTTTCACCGTATCGGACTTGGAGCGAGGGGTGAATTTCTACGAGAACATTCTGGGGTTGGCTAAGAAGTACCAATTCGCCACCTACGCTGGTTTCGATTGCGGCGGGGTAGAAATTGGATTGCAGCCCGGCACCCCCATTCGCACGCCAGAAAGCACTCCCTGCGTGAATTTCCTGGTGCGAGACGTGGACGAGGCATACCAAGTGCTGCGCGAACGGGGCGTGCAGTTCCTCCAGGAGCCGCATGATACGCCCTGGGGTGGGCGCATCGCCCTGTTCGTCGACCCCGATGGCCACCCATTGCAACTGGTGCAAATAGACTGGCGTAAGTACTTCGCAGTCTGTGCGCCGAAGTAA
- a CDS encoding epoxyqueuosine reductase: protein MTMVKAKDLFLQLEKRGYKGRIVSIRRLPDLQKEIEGLYKQGLLDEGFYQERLAWFTFSPPDSLPEPRSIIVIAIPQPQIQVIFSWNEGALALLVPPTYVAYREVNQRVEDLLAAFLRPERYQVTQAALPLKPLAVRSGLGCYGRNNICYVHGMGSFHRLVAFYSDFPCQEDEWREPEMLERCQNCQACLRSCPTGAIAPERFLLHAERCITFHNERSDDFPSWIDPSWHNCLIGCLHCQRVCPQNRDFLNWVERGEEFSREETALILARVPLDQFPSATAEKLERLDLVEYMDVLPRNLRVMLTRMSQQRG from the coding sequence ATGACCATGGTGAAAGCGAAAGACTTATTCCTGCAATTGGAAAAACGAGGTTACAAGGGCCGCATTGTATCTATCCGGCGTCTCCCCGATCTACAGAAAGAGATCGAAGGCCTCTACAAACAGGGTCTATTGGACGAGGGATTTTATCAGGAACGACTGGCCTGGTTCACTTTTAGCCCACCCGATAGTCTGCCAGAACCCCGATCCATAATTGTGATCGCGATCCCACAGCCGCAGATTCAGGTTATCTTCAGTTGGAATGAAGGAGCGTTAGCACTCCTTGTTCCCCCAACATATGTAGCCTATCGTGAGGTGAATCAACGGGTGGAGGATCTGCTCGCGGCGTTTCTGAGGCCAGAGAGATATCAGGTGACTCAGGCAGCGCTACCGTTGAAACCCTTGGCCGTGCGTAGTGGGTTGGGTTGCTATGGGAGGAACAACATCTGCTACGTTCATGGAATGGGGAGTTTTCATCGGCTGGTGGCTTTTTACTCTGACTTTCCTTGTCAGGAGGACGAGTGGCGAGAACCAGAAATGCTAGAGCGTTGCCAGAATTGTCAGGCCTGTCTCCGTTCGTGCCCTACCGGAGCGATCGCTCCTGAGCGTTTTCTCCTCCATGCAGAAAGGTGCATCACTTTTCACAATGAGCGCTCCGATGACTTTCCCAGTTGGATAGACCCTTCCTGGCACAACTGTCTGATCGGCTGTCTGCACTGCCAAAGGGTCTGCCCCCAAAATCGGGATTTCCTAAACTGGGTCGAGAGAGGAGAAGAGTTCTCTCGGGAGGAGACCGCTTTGATTTTGGCCAGGGTTCCATTGGATCAATTTCCCAGCGCCACGGCAGAGAAACTGGAACGCCTCGACTTGGTCGAATATATGGATGTTCTACCTCGTAACCTGAGAGTTATGCTCACCAGGATGAGCCAACAGCGGGGTTGA
- a CDS encoding PD40 domain-containing protein, with translation MKKCTFLLLTLLLLLTPVACQGTLEVGVERAYTPMPNLGKLAYVQGGDIWVKALPDGEPQRLTTDGRNSEPRWSPSGQWLAFRKGDYQVWVMGADGSASHPLNEGAAVGAFAWAPTDDRLAYVVGDKELQTVDADGSAQTVLVLQSPFGKIGQIAWSPDGEWIAYEWQEQEAGQPPTYQGLLKVSADGKSRMPIYPAYPSKPSEIRGFHLVGWTAGSYFLLFQDDMGSASLLADGAPLYAIPADDGTPVQLADSVLAYSDFVVPKATDLTQVAVIVGSYRGAWTNKALQFLNPATGEATTLTSADVAVSSPSWSPDGQKIAYVAMPDRGDLGGGEPARQALMQRRLWVANVDGEPQAQQLTNDLNYRDERPLWSADGKHILFARLNAGNQASLWVIPAAGGEPLQMVKELTPAPEWFGYYGHIDWDGLFDWWTGLHQTADYSALSPTMTPTQEKDLSITSGVLYLKEGIAYLLNEDGERRIGPLPEDAGHLTPGPRYLAYVQDNRIWILNPSDGTTDTLLEFHDLVGQDFDLCWSTDGSTLAYAVTWSGPDGSRKVGLGITDGYEHRVADTLIARSAGPTPTLPPEPPMPPEPGFASLRILGFDLVAGKLLVTPVGGQEHLSWVGTYDLCKGEPMRKQPWPTAVVPPLIPVLSPDLTLLAATQPGELQIYRADNIGADWIYVELPAETHVMWPCWSPDSQRLAYLLNEGATPGLDVSPALGLWVWESKSNQARQLLPAVSPEAVLRGWTADGQAVVLEMLDGISRQVTVSLVEVDTSRSRLIPLPQDSRVLGWIGNS, from the coding sequence ATGAAAAAGTGTACGTTCCTTTTGCTAACTCTGCTGCTTCTTTTAACGCCTGTGGCCTGTCAAGGCACCCTGGAAGTAGGCGTCGAGCGTGCTTATACCCCCATGCCCAACCTGGGCAAATTGGCCTATGTTCAAGGCGGCGACATCTGGGTTAAGGCTCTACCTGACGGGGAGCCCCAACGGCTCACCACCGATGGCCGCAACTCCGAGCCTCGCTGGTCACCATCAGGCCAATGGCTGGCTTTCCGCAAAGGGGATTACCAAGTCTGGGTTATGGGTGCCGATGGCAGCGCATCCCACCCCCTAAACGAAGGCGCAGCCGTGGGCGCTTTCGCTTGGGCGCCTACAGACGATCGATTGGCCTATGTCGTCGGGGATAAGGAATTGCAGACGGTCGATGCAGATGGCAGTGCCCAGACTGTCTTGGTGCTCCAAAGCCCCTTCGGCAAGATCGGTCAGATTGCCTGGAGTCCCGATGGGGAGTGGATAGCCTACGAATGGCAGGAGCAAGAGGCTGGGCAACCTCCCACCTACCAGGGTCTATTGAAAGTTTCAGCGGATGGCAAAAGCCGGATGCCGATCTATCCCGCTTATCCCAGTAAGCCATCTGAGATTCGGGGATTTCACCTGGTCGGGTGGACGGCCGGTAGCTATTTTCTTCTTTTCCAGGATGATATGGGTTCCGCTTCGCTGCTGGCCGATGGCGCTCCTCTTTACGCCATACCTGCGGACGACGGCACGCCTGTGCAACTCGCTGATTCTGTGCTAGCCTACTCAGATTTCGTCGTGCCGAAAGCAACCGATCTCACCCAGGTCGCCGTGATTGTGGGCAGTTATCGTGGCGCTTGGACTAACAAGGCGTTACAGTTTCTCAACCCAGCCACAGGAGAGGCTACTACGCTGACTTCGGCAGATGTGGCAGTCTCTTCTCCCTCTTGGTCACCAGATGGCCAAAAGATCGCCTATGTCGCTATGCCTGATCGAGGTGATTTAGGTGGTGGCGAACCGGCTCGCCAGGCATTGATGCAGCGCCGCCTATGGGTGGCGAATGTTGATGGCGAGCCTCAGGCCCAACAACTCACCAATGATCTGAACTATCGTGATGAGCGCCCTCTCTGGTCAGCCGATGGGAAGCACATCCTCTTCGCGCGCCTCAACGCCGGGAACCAGGCCTCGCTCTGGGTTATCCCCGCCGCGGGCGGCGAGCCTCTGCAGATGGTGAAGGAGTTAACCCCGGCCCCGGAATGGTTCGGCTATTATGGCCACATTGACTGGGACGGCCTCTTCGACTGGTGGACAGGCCTGCATCAGACCGCAGATTACTCCGCACTGTCACCAACGATGACCCCAACTCAAGAGAAGGACCTTTCTATAACTTCGGGCGTGCTTTATCTGAAAGAAGGGATAGCCTATCTTCTGAACGAAGACGGCGAGCGGCGTATCGGTCCGCTGCCCGAAGATGCTGGTCACCTGACACCCGGGCCTCGCTATTTGGCCTATGTCCAGGACAACCGGATTTGGATCCTTAACCCGTCCGATGGAACGACGGATACACTTCTCGAGTTCCACGATCTCGTGGGCCAGGACTTCGACTTGTGCTGGTCCACGGACGGCTCGACTTTGGCCTACGCCGTGACCTGGAGTGGGCCCGATGGCTCGCGGAAAGTAGGGCTAGGCATCACCGATGGCTATGAGCACCGCGTGGCGGACACCCTCATCGCCCGCAGCGCTGGACCAACGCCTACGCTGCCTCCGGAACCACCTATGCCACCCGAACCTGGCTTTGCTAGCCTCAGAATCCTGGGGTTCGATCTGGTCGCCGGTAAGTTGCTGGTGACACCCGTTGGTGGGCAGGAACACTTGAGTTGGGTGGGAACCTACGACCTGTGTAAAGGTGAGCCCATGCGAAAGCAACCCTGGCCCACCGCCGTAGTGCCACCTCTGATTCCAGTCCTCTCACCAGACCTGACGCTTTTGGCCGCCACCCAGCCGGGCGAGCTGCAAATCTACCGCGCAGATAACATCGGTGCCGATTGGATATATGTGGAACTGCCAGCGGAGACACACGTAATGTGGCCCTGTTGGTCACCTGACAGCCAGCGACTGGCCTACCTGTTGAACGAAGGCGCGACTCCTGGTTTGGATGTGAGTCCCGCCCTGGGTCTCTGGGTTTGGGAGTCCAAGAGCAATCAGGCTCGTCAATTGTTGCCGGCGGTCAGTCCTGAAGCAGTGTTGCGCGGTTGGACGGCTGACGGGCAGGCAGTGGTACTGGAGATGTTGGATGGTATAAGCCGACAGGTCACTGTCAGTCTAGTAGAAGTAGATACTAGCCGTAGCAGGCTCATTCCGCTGCCCCAAGATAGCCGAGTGCTGGGCTGGATCGGAAACAGCTAG
- a CDS encoding CPBP family intramembrane metalloprotease, whose translation MLPTKDERGTRGANVVIQAQREALIGLLLVILPNLVLVGVGLLMRRQAQQVTEAQAAGVFGIERLLRQVGLNAFLLLPMGIWLWRRRTGLAACGWQQVRLGRAAGVGVLLGAAVLFLRAQPFAPERLALSDTWWALATYSVVAVSEETLFRGFLQGRLEAWLGRWWGYFATALLFSAVHLPTRLLGGEPLAQALTYATVQLLPMALLFGGAMSVANHAAAPTLLHLAWNWASVIRR comes from the coding sequence ATGCTTCCCACGAAAGATGAGAGAGGGACTCGTGGGGCGAACGTTGTGATACAGGCGCAACGCGAGGCCCTGATTGGCCTGCTATTGGTGATTTTGCCCAATTTGGTGCTAGTTGGGGTAGGGCTCCTGATGCGCAGGCAAGCCCAACAGGTGACCGAGGCCCAGGCAGCAGGGGTATTCGGCATCGAACGGCTCCTGCGCCAGGTGGGATTGAACGCTTTCCTTTTGTTGCCTATGGGCATCTGGCTGTGGCGACGTCGGACTGGATTGGCGGCATGTGGCTGGCAACAAGTACGACTGGGGCGAGCAGCAGGGGTAGGTGTGTTGTTGGGGGCGGCAGTATTGTTCCTGCGAGCGCAACCCTTTGCGCCAGAGCGACTGGCCTTGTCCGACACTTGGTGGGCATTGGCCACGTACAGCGTGGTTGCCGTGTCCGAGGAGACCCTCTTCCGGGGTTTCTTGCAAGGCCGGTTAGAGGCCTGGTTGGGGCGTTGGTGGGGGTATTTCGCGACAGCCCTGCTTTTCTCCGCCGTTCACCTCCCGACAAGGCTGCTGGGCGGAGAGCCGTTGGCTCAGGCTCTGACCTACGCGACGGTGCAACTCTTGCCCATGGCCTTACTCTTCGGCGGGGCAATGTCGGTAGCGAATCATGCCGCCGCGCCAACCCTGTTGCACTTGGCCTGGAATTGGGCCAGCGTGATTAGGAGGTGA
- the mutM gene encoding bifunctional DNA-formamidopyrimidine glycosylase/DNA-(apurinic or apyrimidinic site) lyase translates to MPELPDVLILACSLDQALRGRRITAVNIYQPKCLNRPEGEFRQAVVGRAFQHAWQRGKWVLADLDRDWTLAFNLGMGGELRLHDPDEIPDPRRERVVFHLDDGTGLWVHFWWFGHVHLIPLGDLTAHPILARLGPEPLADDFTPQRLERMLQGKRGPIKKYLLDQRFIAGIGNVYVQDILWYARLHPLRPANTLEPADVKRLHQGIRRVLEEGIRWGGGPREYDVWGNEGHYVEHLQVGYRTGEPCPACGTTIETLRVGSTTSYICPRCQI, encoded by the coding sequence ATGCCTGAACTCCCCGATGTTCTCATCTTAGCGTGTAGCCTGGATCAAGCCCTTCGTGGCCGACGCATCACTGCGGTAAACATCTATCAGCCCAAATGTCTGAACCGGCCGGAGGGCGAATTTCGCCAGGCTGTTGTCGGTCGCGCCTTCCAGCACGCCTGGCAACGCGGTAAGTGGGTCTTAGCAGACTTGGATCGGGATTGGACGCTGGCCTTCAATTTGGGGATGGGCGGCGAATTGCGCCTGCATGACCCAGACGAGATACCTGATCCGCGGCGAGAGCGTGTAGTCTTTCACCTGGACGACGGCACAGGGCTCTGGGTGCACTTCTGGTGGTTCGGCCATGTACACTTGATTCCTTTGGGTGACCTGACTGCCCATCCTATACTAGCCCGCCTAGGGCCAGAACCACTGGCGGATGATTTCACCCCACAGCGTTTGGAGCGGATGCTGCAGGGTAAACGCGGACCAATCAAGAAGTACCTGCTGGATCAAAGGTTCATCGCCGGTATTGGCAACGTTTACGTGCAGGACATCCTCTGGTATGCCAGGCTGCATCCCCTGCGTCCGGCAAACACGTTAGAGCCAGCCGACGTGAAACGGCTGCATCAGGGCATTCGTCGTGTATTGGAGGAGGGCATTCGTTGGGGAGGTGGCCCACGAGAGTATGATGTGTGGGGTAACGAAGGACACTATGTCGAACACCTACAGGTGGGTTATCGAACGGGCGAGCCCTGTCCGGCCTGCGGAACGACGATCGAAACCTTGCGCGTGGGCTCCACTACCAGTTACATCTGCCCCCGCTGTCAGATCTGA
- a CDS encoding HAMP domain-containing histidine kinase: MKKFVLPLLPLGLGLILAALLQAGLWPNPVLYLRADVGTLVLLLGLAGAIACGLGLALWALVDRRCEQALARFRQEQAESHRRFIRRLDHELKNPLTAIRAGLANLADGGDGPTLLSVQAQVDRLARLSADLRKLADLETQPVEQEPVDLAQLLAELLELAQERPEASVRQLRLTLPRAPWPLPAVAGDRDLLFLALHNLVDNALKFSRPKDTIEVRAFEDGPWVIVEVADTGPGVGEDELPHLGEELYRGNAARSVEGSGLGLALTQAIVTRHQGTMAVRSRLGQGTVVTLRLPVAR, encoded by the coding sequence GTGAAGAAGTTCGTTTTGCCACTCCTGCCTTTGGGCCTGGGATTAATCCTGGCTGCCTTGTTACAGGCTGGGCTATGGCCTAATCCCGTTCTCTATCTGCGTGCCGACGTGGGCACTTTAGTCCTCCTCCTAGGGCTTGCTGGTGCCATTGCCTGTGGATTGGGTCTCGCTTTGTGGGCTCTGGTGGATCGTCGTTGTGAGCAGGCGCTGGCTCGCTTTCGACAGGAACAAGCCGAATCTCATCGTCGTTTCATCCGCCGCCTGGATCACGAACTGAAGAATCCTCTCACTGCCATCCGTGCCGGCTTGGCTAATCTGGCCGACGGGGGTGACGGCCCTACCTTATTGAGCGTGCAGGCCCAAGTGGACCGTCTGGCTCGTCTGAGCGCCGACCTGCGCAAACTGGCTGATCTGGAGACACAACCTGTGGAACAGGAGCCGGTGGATCTCGCGCAGTTGTTGGCAGAGTTATTGGAATTGGCTCAGGAACGGCCAGAAGCATCTGTTCGCCAACTCCGACTGACCCTGCCCCGTGCTCCCTGGCCGTTGCCGGCAGTGGCTGGTGATCGCGATCTGCTCTTCCTGGCCCTGCACAATTTGGTGGACAACGCTCTCAAGTTCTCTCGTCCGAAGGATACTATTGAGGTCCGTGCCTTCGAGGATGGTCCATGGGTGATAGTCGAGGTAGCAGATACCGGTCCTGGTGTTGGTGAAGACGAACTACCGCACTTGGGAGAGGAACTGTACCGGGGAAATGCAGCCCGGAGTGTCGAAGGCAGCGGTCTGGGACTGGCGCTGACACAAGCCATCGTCACTCGTCACCAGGGCACAATGGCAGTGCGGAGTCGTCTGGGGCAGGGGACGGTGGTTACCTTGCGACTCCCGGTGGCTCGCTGA
- a CDS encoding HAD family hydrolase — translation MIPVRTVVFDWGDTVMRVFPECQGPMAHWPRVEAVPGVIETLQALHQRYCLVLATNAAESGASLVREALGRAGLEGCFDVILTAQELGARKPDPAFFQRVLAALNCTPGDAVVVGDDYQTDVIGAKEAGLRAIWFNPSGASCPLAHPLHDAEVRTMAELPTALENLFT, via the coding sequence ATGATACCGGTCCGGACAGTAGTGTTCGATTGGGGAGACACAGTGATGCGTGTTTTCCCAGAATGTCAGGGACCGATGGCTCATTGGCCCCGAGTAGAGGCCGTGCCAGGTGTCATTGAGACACTTCAGGCTCTCCATCAGCGCTATTGTCTCGTCCTGGCGACGAACGCCGCCGAATCAGGCGCATCCCTGGTGCGGGAGGCACTGGGACGAGCAGGATTGGAAGGATGCTTTGATGTTATTCTGACAGCGCAGGAATTAGGAGCGCGCAAGCCCGATCCGGCCTTTTTCCAGCGGGTCCTGGCCGCCCTGAACTGCACCCCGGGCGACGCAGTAGTGGTAGGAGACGATTATCAGACAGACGTGATCGGTGCTAAAGAGGCTGGGTTAAGGGCCATCTGGTTTAATCCGAGCGGGGCCTCTTGCCCGCTTGCTCATCCGCTACACGATGCGGAGGTGCGGACAATGGCCGAACTGCCTACTGCGTTAGAGAATTTGTTCACGTGA
- a CDS encoding class I SAM-dependent methyltransferase, translating into MDWLANMSDALGETAIIEREEKLRTWFTRECDPILKVVDGLDIGWGGVQRWATARMPVPTGGPHLDFGCGYGTFLAQLGWRFPGVRLVGLNIDYAGPHALISELLAQAEVHAVLVQADARQMPFADESFASASCFLGLQDIAIGFGESGVRTTLSEAVRVLRTDGTLTLLDEFPFEKLDVLLEGLPLVVIDREERALDVRWDRRVAERAIMLYTEGWVAQARLSDEAAQQRTRVEVRSRMVAEMERQLSAQGYYVPFGPVRMLVAQKIG; encoded by the coding sequence ATGGACTGGTTGGCCAACATGAGCGACGCTCTGGGAGAAACCGCCATCATCGAGCGGGAAGAGAAATTGCGGACGTGGTTCACTCGTGAGTGTGACCCGATCTTGAAGGTCGTGGATGGTCTGGATATCGGCTGGGGTGGAGTGCAGCGTTGGGCTACAGCGCGGATGCCAGTGCCTACCGGCGGGCCACATCTCGATTTCGGCTGCGGCTATGGCACCTTTTTGGCTCAATTGGGCTGGCGTTTCCCCGGCGTCCGGCTGGTTGGCCTGAATATTGACTACGCCGGGCCGCACGCCCTGATAAGCGAATTGCTGGCCCAGGCGGAGGTGCACGCTGTGCTAGTGCAGGCCGATGCACGACAGATGCCCTTCGCTGATGAGAGCTTCGCATCGGCAAGCTGTTTTCTGGGGCTGCAGGACATCGCGATCGGATTCGGGGAATCAGGTGTGCGGACAACGCTCTCCGAAGCCGTGCGCGTGCTGCGCACCGACGGCACACTAACCCTGCTGGATGAGTTCCCGTTCGAGAAATTGGATGTCTTGCTGGAGGGGCTGCCGTTGGTGGTGATTGACCGGGAAGAACGTGCACTGGATGTGCGCTGGGACCGCCGGGTGGCGGAGCGAGCGATCATGCTCTACACCGAGGGGTGGGTGGCTCAAGCCCGCCTCTCCGATGAGGCAGCGCAACAGCGAACCCGTGTCGAAGTTCGCAGTCGGATGGTGGCAGAGATGGAACGCCAGTTGAGCGCACAAGGGTACTATGTCCCCTTTGGGCCGGTGCGGATGCTGGTGGCGCAGAAGATCGGGTAA
- a CDS encoding response regulator transcription factor — protein sequence MDEEKRPWRILLVDDEEAITVQLASFLERTGFTVTVAHNGEVALRRITDFTPDLIVLDVLMPHLDGRETLRRLRQAGDWTPVILLTQVGLPAERAMALDEGADDYLNKPFEPYELVARIRAVLRRSRRGVPSLAGARHLTCQALVLDRQARRVSLSGREVALTAKAFSVLEYLMLHPDEVLSRERLLDAVWGWDYPAATRAVDTRIAELRRALNDDVEDPQYIETVIGEGYRFVGRVEVGM from the coding sequence ATGGACGAGGAGAAACGTCCTTGGCGCATTTTGTTGGTGGATGACGAAGAGGCTATTACGGTCCAATTGGCTTCCTTCCTGGAGCGGACGGGGTTTACAGTAACCGTGGCCCACAATGGTGAGGTAGCCTTGCGCCGCATCACTGATTTCACCCCTGACCTCATCGTCCTCGATGTACTGATGCCTCACCTAGACGGCCGGGAAACTCTGCGCCGTCTGCGCCAGGCTGGGGACTGGACGCCGGTAATCTTGCTCACCCAGGTGGGATTGCCGGCCGAACGAGCCATGGCCCTCGATGAAGGGGCCGATGATTACCTGAACAAGCCATTCGAACCGTACGAACTGGTGGCCCGCATCCGGGCAGTGTTGCGGCGAAGTCGCCGCGGCGTTCCCTCCCTCGCAGGTGCGCGCCATTTGACCTGCCAGGCGCTTGTTCTCGATCGTCAGGCTCGTCGGGTTAGCCTGTCTGGTAGAGAGGTTGCTCTCACGGCGAAGGCTTTCTCGGTCTTAGAGTATCTAATGTTGCACCCCGACGAAGTGTTGAGTCGAGAGCGCTTGCTGGATGCAGTCTGGGGCTGGGACTATCCGGCCGCCACCCGAGCAGTGGATACACGCATTGCTGAGTTGCGCCGCGCGCTGAATGACGACGTCGAGGATCCCCAGTACATCGAGACGGTGATTGGAGAAGGGTATCGTTTTGTTGGACGGGTGGAGGTGGGGATGTGA
- a CDS encoding zinc ribbon domain-containing protein, translated as MGILRNHSRKTLLYVATFIAVTIVVAVLVKPDRTAIGFVAWAALILVSLLLLVAWHARAFAYRCRDCGHEFQISLWTDLLSPHGLSKGGGWKYLRCPKCGQRTMAIVIPKGGG; from the coding sequence ATGGGCATCCTCAGAAATCACTCACGTAAGACACTGCTCTATGTGGCCACTTTCATTGCCGTGACAATTGTGGTGGCGGTGCTCGTTAAGCCCGATCGCACTGCGATCGGGTTCGTCGCTTGGGCCGCTTTAATCTTAGTCAGTTTGCTGCTTCTTGTTGCGTGGCATGCTCGCGCCTTTGCGTATCGCTGCCGAGACTGCGGACACGAGTTTCAAATATCGCTCTGGACAGATCTGCTCAGTCCCCACGGCCTAAGCAAAGGAGGAGGTTGGAAATACCTGCGCTGCCCCAAGTGCGGGCAACGCACCATGGCAATTGTCATTCCTAAGGGGGGAGGATGA
- a CDS encoding cupin domain-containing protein, producing MIVKSAQRQVRTFKGVDFLVGATGERTMVTLMTFKKGQEVGVHRHTHEQAGYCIQGRFLLTINDVEALIEPGDSYVIPSGAPHSYRVLGDALAVEVFSPPREDYR from the coding sequence ATGATTGTCAAAAGCGCTCAACGTCAGGTACGGACGTTTAAGGGGGTTGACTTTCTGGTGGGAGCAACTGGAGAACGCACGATGGTTACCCTTATGACGTTCAAGAAGGGCCAGGAAGTGGGCGTGCATCGCCACACCCATGAGCAGGCCGGCTATTGCATCCAAGGGCGTTTTCTGTTGACGATAAACGATGTAGAGGCGCTCATCGAACCAGGTGACAGCTACGTGATACCAAGTGGTGCCCCCCACAGTTACCGTGTGTTGGGAGATGCCCTGGCTGTTGAAGTCTTTTCACCACCTCGAGAAGACTACCGATAA
- a CDS encoding GntR family transcriptional regulator has protein sequence MQISIEPGDLLPIHAQLREQIRFLILNGELAPGTKLPTIRQLAGFLRINRNTVLKAYQELMQDGLIECQRGRGCVVVDRPVAIAQPVSAQLLAVIDSAIEQAGELGINPDDFAAFAYARAKQRRDVPVKRRLVFVECAARIAETFAKIIQDRLGMQVTPIVLEDLQQPTAEIEQCIREAHVVATTFFHLQEVKHLLSKTKKMVVGLGLKPHLEKLVQIAALPEGTPTAMICASECSALNMKRSLENAGIRVLDAAASGVDDPQRLAQTLSGRAVVIASDLVAAEVRPLLQPGQELIVLDYLALDEGGISLLKSMVTEELAKV, from the coding sequence ATGCAAATCAGCATTGAGCCAGGTGATCTTTTACCGATTCACGCTCAACTTAGGGAGCAGATCAGATTCCTAATCCTCAACGGAGAGTTGGCTCCTGGGACCAAACTGCCGACGATCCGTCAGTTGGCTGGCTTTTTGAGAATAAATCGTAACACGGTCCTCAAGGCCTATCAAGAACTGATGCAGGACGGTCTGATTGAGTGCCAGCGGGGTCGTGGTTGTGTAGTGGTGGATCGGCCTGTGGCCATTGCCCAACCTGTGTCCGCCCAACTGCTCGCGGTTATTGATTCCGCCATTGAGCAGGCCGGGGAACTCGGAATTAATCCGGATGACTTTGCGGCCTTCGCATACGCACGCGCCAAACAGCGCCGCGATGTTCCAGTCAAGCGTCGGCTTGTGTTTGTCGAGTGTGCGGCACGCATTGCCGAAACATTCGCCAAGATCATCCAGGACAGGCTTGGCATGCAGGTAACACCCATTGTCCTGGAAGACCTGCAGCAACCTACGGCTGAGATAGAGCAGTGCATTCGTGAGGCCCATGTGGTAGCGACAACCTTCTTCCACCTTCAGGAAGTGAAGCACCTGCTAAGCAAAACAAAGAAGATGGTGGTGGGACTGGGGCTAAAACCGCATTTGGAGAAACTGGTCCAGATTGCTGCGCTTCCTGAAGGTACACCTACTGCAATGATATGTGCCAGCGAATGCAGTGCTCTGAACATGAAGCGATCACTAGAAAACGCGGGCATCCGAGTGTTAGATGCCGCTGCCTCTGGTGTGGATGACCCGCAAAGGCTGGCTCAGACATTGTCCGGGCGCGCTGTGGTTATCGCTTCGGATCTCGTCGCCGCTGAGGTACGCCCCCTGTTGCAGCCAGGCCAAGAGTTAATCGTGCTGGATTACCTGGCGTTAGATGAGGGGGGTATCAGCCTGTTAAAGTCTATGGTAACTGAGGAACTGGCGAAGGTGTAG